One Chlamydiales bacterium genomic window, CCCTCTTGTGTAGAAAATTTCATTCCTTTTATCACTTCTTCTGTAATCTCTGCTTCTAAAACGCGTTTTTTTGGAGGTAAAACTGTCTTATCTATCAATACCTGATCTTTTTTCACGATTTTTCTTATAAGAGTGGGTTCAATAAAAAATCCTCCATTCGCAATAATGGCATAAGCACGAGCCATCTGAAGACTTGTTGCTAGTATATTATAACCTATTGCTAAAGAATAAGGAGTTGGTAAAGACCACTCCAAAGCCCCACTTGGATGAATTTTTCCTGGACAGGGGACAAGTCCATAGGCCTCTCCTGGAATTTCAATACCTGTTTTCTTTTGAAATCCAAAAATGTCTACAAGAGCATTTCGATACCACTCATTCCCATACGCATTAATCACTAAATCAACTAACTGAGCCATATAGACATTAGAAGATTTTTGTAAAGCCATGTATAAATTGAGCGCCTTATGATGAGGTAAGTCATAAAGAGGACGTGAAGCACGTCCTGGGAAAATTGATCGTGTCACATCTATTTTTCCTAATGGATCAAATAGAAGACCTTTTCCTTCCTTTTTTCTTTCTATATTAGCTTTTAATGCAATTGCTAAGGTAATGGGTTTCATAATCGATCCAAGTTCAAAAGCGTCAGTGACTGCTTTGACTTTTGCATCTTCAATTTTTAAGGGATCATTGAAATACTCTTGGTAACAGCTAGGATCAAAGAATGGATATTGTGCTAGTGCAAGGATTTCCCCATTATAAGGATTTAGCATCACTGCCCATCCTCCCTTTGCTTGAGCAGCGAGTACACCTTTTTCAAGTTCCTCTTCAGCAATTGCCTGAATGTAGTGGTTAACTGTTAAATAAATATCAGCTCCATCTTCAGGCTCTTCAATCACCTTATCAATTTCCAGTTGATTTAGAGGAGAGCGAAGAAGTTTACGTTTTCCAAGTTTTCCTTTAAGATAATCATTGAAATACGCCTCTAGCCCT contains:
- a CDS encoding penicillin-binding protein 2, which encodes MRQRKRLIIIALGIFFLFSLLIATFFKIQILEGERWRSAALAQHECIIQEPFKRGAFYSNQTLSVGHPETIQPLVLDVTKFHLFIDPLSIPTEYHDEMILFLRQHLLIKEEEFKKKSRSRRIALWLDREVKETILAWWTVFAKERKIACNALYFVTDNRRSYPYGKLLGQVLHTIRELKDEKTREGLPTGGLEAYFNDYLKGKLGKRKLLRSPLNQLEIDKVIEEPEDGADIYLTVNHYIQAIAEEELEKGVLAAQAKGGWAVMLNPYNGEILALAQYPFFDPSCYQEYFNDPLKIEDAKVKAVTDAFELGSIMKPITLAIALKANIERKKEGKGLLFDPLGKIDVTRSIFPGRASRPLYDLPHHKALNLYMALQKSSNVYMAQLVDLVINAYGNEWYRNALVDIFGFQKKTGIEIPGEAYGLVPCPGKIHPSGALEWSLPTPYSLAIGYNILATSLQMARAYAIIANGGFFIEPTLIRKIVKKDQVLIDKTVLPPKKRVLEAEITEEVIKGMKFSTQEGGTGKLGSVSGYTEAGKTGTAEKIIHGVYSKKNYISSFIGFTPAHQPRFVLIVTIDEPNPIRIEGGIKNYLGGRCAAPIFSEIAKRTLDYLGEPLDDPHGYPAGDPRYDPQKADWKKEVSELKMLYEKWNKSWE